The Canis lupus dingo isolate Sandy chromosome 11, ASM325472v2, whole genome shotgun sequence genome includes a region encoding these proteins:
- the LOC112659604 gene encoding replication protein A 14 kDa subunit-like — protein MEDIMELPKSRINASMLAQFIDRPVCFVGRLEKIHPTGKMFILSDGEGKNGTIELMEPLDEEISGIVEVVGRVTAKATIMCASYVQFKEDNHPFDLGLYNEAVKITHEFPQFFSLGVVQYD, from the coding sequence ATGGAGGACATCATGGAGTTGCCCAAGTCGCGCATCAATGCCAGCATGCTAGCTCAGTTCATTGACAGGCCGGTCTGCTTCGTGGGGAGGCTGGAAAAGATTCATCCcactggaaaaatgtttattctttcagatggagaaggaaaaaatggaaccATTGAGTTGATGGAGCCCCTTGATGAAGAAATCTCTGGAATCGTGGAAGTAGTTGGAAGAGTAACAGCCAAGGCAACCATTATGTGTGCATCATATGTCCAGTTTAAAGAAGATAACCATCCTTTCGATCTTGGCCTTTACAATGAAGCTGTGAAAATTACCCATGAgtttcctcagtttttttctttggggGTTGTGCAATATGATTGA